The window AGACCTTGTCCGACAGATCGAGCAGCGTCGTCTTGCCCGCGATCTCGGGGCTCGGCTTGGCCGGCACGAGACGGCGCGGCGGGGCGGGGGGGATCGGCGCCTGCTGATCGCCGGGCCCCTGACGCAGGAAACCGCCGGGACCGACCGAGACGATCTTGGGCATGTCGGCCTGCGGATTGGGCATGGGCTGCGACGGGCTGGCGCTCGCGGGGTTATCGGCCGCATCATTGCGCGCAGGCGCGGCTGTGCGCACCGTACGCTCGGGGGGCGCAGCCACCGGCGCAGTCGCCTCGGCATCGCGGTGCGCTTCGGGTGCAGGCTTGGGCGCTGGCGCAGCCGGTTTCTTGGGCGCGGCCGCCTTCTTCTTCTCGTTGGCCTTGACGGGCGAGGGGCGGGCCTTGAGCCCGAGCCGGTGCGCCTTGCCGATCACCGCGTTGCGGCTAACTCCGCCGAGCTCGGTGGCGATCTCGCTGGCGGTGGCGCCGCCTTCCCACATTTTCCTGAGCGTCGCGATGCGCTCGTCCGTCCAGCTCATATACTCTACCTGTTCTTGTCCCGGCGCTTTAGCCGGGCCTGATTGCGGGTGCCACGCTTGTCACGAAAGCCGCTTGGGCCTAGGCGCTAGCACCATGGCCGAACCTGTTCCAGCACGCTTAGATGGCAATGCCGCTCCCGTGACGCAAAACACGGCTTCTGACAAGACCGGCGGGAGCACCCGGTTTGCCCCGCGCGGACGCCCGGTGATTACCGGGATCAACCGCGTGGGCCTCAATGCCCTCTATATGAAGGAGGTGCGCCGGTTTCTCAAGGTGCAGACCCAGACGATCTGGGCGCCGGCCTTCACGACGCTGCTGTTTCTGGTCATCTTCACTGTCGCGCTGGGCCGCGAGGGGCGCGAAGTGCTGGGCGTGCCCTTCGCCACCTTCGTCGCGCCGGGCCTGATCGTGATGGCGATGATGCAGAATGCCTTTGCCAATTCCTCATTCTCGCTGCTGTCAGGCAAGATGCAGGGCACGATCATCGATCTCTTGATGCCTCCGCTTTCCCCGGGCGAGCTGATGATAGGAATCCTTGCCGCCGCGATCACGCGCGCGATTGCAGTGGGGGGCACCGTTGGCTTGGCAATGGCGCTTTGGCCGGGTGTCTCGCTCGGCTTTGCGCACCCTTGGGCGGTTGTCTGGTTCGGGCTGATGGGATCGCTCCTTCTGGCAACCGCAGGCCTTGCCACCTCGATCTGGGCCGAGAAATTCGATCACAATGCCGCAATCACCAATTTCGTGATCGCTCCGCTCTCGCTGCTTTCCGGCACCTTCTACGTGATCGAGAACCTGCACGGGGTGTTTCAGGCGATCAGTCGGGCGAACCCGTTCTTCTACGTCATCTCGGGCTTCCGCTATGGCTTCCTCGGCCAAAGCGACATCGGCGCGGCCGATCATGTGCTGGTTGCCGGCGCAGGCCTGTTGGGGCTCAACGCAGTTCTCGCAGCCGGTGTCTATGCGCTGCTGCGTTCGGGGTGGAAACTCAAGAACTGAGTGCGCCCATGACCGGTTGGTCGCGGCCAACAGTGGCGATCCGGTTCAACGCTTCCTGCGCGCCCATTACATCCTCGACCGCGCCGATCACGAAGTGCTCGGTCTGCCGGTCTCCATCGCTGTCGATGCCAACCTTTACGGCAAGCTGCAAAATGCCTGTGCCGTCGCGCTGCTCGCGCCTTTCGGCCATGCCGATGCGTGCGGCGGGAACCGCCGTGACATCGAGCGCACGCGCAAGACTGAGCTTGAGCACTCGCTCGTCGGTGATGACATAGAGCACCCGCCCGCGTTCGCGCAGCGGCTTGAAGGGCTGGCCCAGCATCCATGCGCCGACGGCGACGAAGGGCAGGCCGAACAGCGGAAAGGCCCAGGCGACGAGTCCGAGCTCGTTCTCTCCCGGACCGGCGCTGGCAACGGCAGCCACCGCGATACCCGTCCAAGCGAGCGAAAAGGCAGTCCAGGGGATCGCAAAGACGTAGCCCAGAAACTGGCGCGGATCGATCCGCGCGAGCTGCCAGCCATGCCACAGCACGCTTTCGCCAGGCCGCAACTCGCGCTCAAGCGCCAGCCGGAGCCGTGCGGTGCGATCAGTCTCTAAAGGGGCTGGAGCCTGCATTCTGCCGGGATACACCCGACAAGGTTGTCAATGCGTAAGCGATCGCCGCATCCGGTAGCGGCCGTCCTTGAAGCTGTCGAACAGCTGGCGGACGGTGGGATGATCGATCGGGCCGCCTTGCGGATCGGCCAGAAGATTGCCCTGGCTCACATAGGCAACGTAGGACGAATCCTCGTTTTCGGCGAGCAGATGGTAGAACGGTTGATCCCGGTTCGGGCGGATATCCTCGGGGATCGATTGGTACCATTCTTCGCTATTGGCGAAGACCGGATCGATGTCGAAAACGACGCCGCGGAAGGAAAACAGGCGGTGGCGAACCACATCGCCAATGCCGAAGCGGGCGCGTGTCTGGCGGGGCGCGATGATTGTGCGTCCAGCCTGACTCGAGAAGAACTCTGCGCGTTCCATGGATTTAATATGAACCTTTGCGGGCGCAAAACAAGCACGTCGCTGTGGCAGGGGCAAGATATGCCCGAATTTTGTGGTGCGGTAGGACTTGGCAAGCCAATCGCCTTGGGCTAACGGGCGCGCTCCCTGTCGCCAGCCGCCCGACCACGCGGCCTTGCCAGACGCGCGACAGGCCTCGCGGAGAGGTGGCAGAGTGGTCGAATGCGCCGCACTCGAAATGCGGTTTACCGGCAACGGTAACGTGGGTTCGAATCCCACCCTCTCCGCCAATATCATCTGTAAATCTTGGACTTTTTCTCTCAATCGCCGCCTATTACCATAATAGCTCCCCGATGGAGAGCCGACTTGAATGGGTCGCCGCCTTAGCGGTTCCATGGCTAGCCCGATGGGTCACATGTAATTCCAGCCGATCGTTTTCAATTCTCGATTTAGGTCTCGCCCTACCCCCCGGGGGTGGGGCCGAGCGTGGCGCGACTGTCACGGGCTACCCCTGCGCGAAATTTTTTTGCAGGTGATATGGAAATTCTCGTGCCTTAGGGCAAATGCATAAGCCCACGCTCCCTCATTCGTGCCCCTCGCAACAGCCAAGCGTTCAGGGCCTACAGGCCCTCGCTCTGAATACTTGCAGCGACATTAGCTGGCCGCTTTACGACCGTCAGTTCGCCCCGAAAGTGGTGCCTCCTTGCGCAGGCAATCGTCCGCAAGAGGTCGTCGATCGTCAACAAATCCATATTCAACGATGTGTAGGTTGCCTAATCAGGGAATAGGGATCTGCGCCAGATATCGCCGCCGGTTGGTCATGCCCCACATTTCCGTTGCGGCATGGGTTGGTGGATGTCGGGTTTCGGCGGCCAGGCGCTTGATGCCGAAATACCGCTTCGGGATAGCGCAACGACCGTGCTCTTGACCGCAAGTGGGTGAAACCGGAATGACGGCGTTTTGCCAGCTTCGCGAGCAAGGATGTCGCGAGGTGAGGCGCCTACGGATCGGGGTGACGCCGGGCTACCCTAGAGGGAGGAGTGCCCGGCATCTTTGATGTTGGCGGCAAAATTGGATCAAAAGGCGACCTGGAAGCGCACGACGCCAAGATTACCGCTGGTATCGGGCACCAACAGGCTGCCATCGGTTTTGGTGCGGGCGTAATTGGCGAGCACCCGGATGTTCTGGTTTAAATACCAGGTTGCGCCGATGTTCGCGATAGACGCCCGCCCTCTATCTAGACTGTCATCGTCAAGATCAAGCTCGCTGTAACGCCCGGCAAGTTCGATCGCACCGCCCTTCTTGCCGATGCGCGGACCCAGCGGCGTGCCGGTGCTGCGCGAATAACCATGCTTTTCGCCAGTCACCATCAAGCTAGACTGGACATACCAGCTCGCATAGTTGAGGTCGGTAAGGCCAGCCCGTGAAACCGTGGCGCCGATATACTGTGCCTGCACCTGCACCGACCCGCGGGCGTAAGCGAATTCGGCGTTATAGGCGTCAAACCCGGTGGCCCCGTTCAGTGCACCGGTGCGCAGAAGGCTCGGCGCAAGGCTCGACGCCGAAATCGCGGTGAATCGCGGAGGTTCGGTCACATTATAGGAACGGTTTTCATAAGCCGCGCCGAAATGGAGGTAACCCTTGCGGCTGGTTACGGGTGCAAAGGTCGTCCGGACCGTGAAACCGTCACCGCGCACACGCGACTGTCCGACTTCGTCATCGAGGGCGTCGGTGAAGTAACCACCTGCGATCGTGAAGTTCTTCGAGTGATAGCGCGCCATGCCCCCAAGGCCGAACGCGGGCGACAGCGTGTTGGCAAGCGACCGTTCGGCCAGCGCCATCATGTTCGAGCTGCCCATATCTTCCATGCTGAACGGCACGATCTGGTTGCCGCCCCGCACTTCGAAACCTTCTGCCGGGGTGATACCGACCCACAGGTTGCGCCAGCCA is drawn from Erythrobacter sp. and contains these coding sequences:
- a CDS encoding GcrA family cell cycle regulator, whose protein sequence is MSWTDERIATLRKMWEGGATASEIATELGGVSRNAVIGKAHRLGLKARPSPVKANEKKKAAAPKKPAAPAPKPAPEAHRDAEATAPVAAPPERTVRTAAPARNDAADNPASASPSQPMPNPQADMPKIVSVGPGGFLRQGPGDQQAPIPPAPPRRLVPAKPSPEIAGKTTLLDLSDKVCRWPMGHPGEPDFHFCGEQVNPGFPYCVEHCGRAYQAQLPRGVRRPPPPLPFGGPRVR
- a CDS encoding ABC transporter permease, with translation MTQNTASDKTGGSTRFAPRGRPVITGINRVGLNALYMKEVRRFLKVQTQTIWAPAFTTLLFLVIFTVALGREGREVLGVPFATFVAPGLIVMAMMQNAFANSSFSLLSGKMQGTIIDLLMPPLSPGELMIGILAAAITRAIAVGGTVGLAMALWPGVSLGFAHPWAVVWFGLMGSLLLATAGLATSIWAEKFDHNAAITNFVIAPLSLLSGTFYVIENLHGVFQAISRANPFFYVISGFRYGFLGQSDIGAADHVLVAGAGLLGLNAVLAAGVYALLRSGWKLKN
- the hspQ gene encoding heat shock protein HspQ — encoded protein: MERAEFFSSQAGRTIIAPRQTRARFGIGDVVRHRLFSFRGVVFDIDPVFANSEEWYQSIPEDIRPNRDQPFYHLLAENEDSSYVAYVSQGNLLADPQGGPIDHPTVRQLFDSFKDGRYRMRRSLTH
- a CDS encoding OprO/OprP family phosphate-selective porin; its protein translation is MVPTLVHADDGVEADSGGLSVKTGDLEMNLGGRLHLDATVFDIGFDSVTETDVRRARVEFSAKYGDVVQVRVDREFAQADGWRNLWVGITPAEGFEVRGGNQIVPFSMEDMGSSNMMALAERSLANTLSPAFGLGGMARYHSKNFTIAGGYFTDALDDEVGQSRVRGDGFTVRTTFAPVTSRKGYLHFGAAYENRSYNVTEPPRFTAISASSLAPSLLRTGALNGATGFDAYNAEFAYARGSVQVQAQYIGATVSRAGLTDLNYASWYVQSSLMVTGEKHGYSRSTGTPLGPRIGKKGGAIELAGRYSELDLDDDSLDRGRASIANIGATWYLNQNIRVLANYARTKTDGSLLVPDTSGNLGVVRFQVAF